In Pseudomonas hamedanensis, a single window of DNA contains:
- a CDS encoding OprD family porin, whose translation MLNKRISLIALGMLSATQAMANDQAESKGFVEDSSLKVLLRNAYINRDYKDGRPDKAEWGQAAIGTFSSGFTQGTVGVGVDAFGLYALRLDGGKGRTGAQGIDFFKQENDGRAAHDIAKGGAAVKFRFSNTVLTYGDQMPALPVLSYDNVRLLPESYTGTLITSREIKGLELNAGRFTAESRKSDEGRDSGGLKAINVLGGSYQFTENFKGALYASDVEDVLKKQYVNANYVIPFNKEQSLTLDFNGYRTKLDNSYVRENAVTGDDNKIWSLAATFATGPHSFTVAHQRSTGDSNLGYAYGGYQKDQGRVGDGGNSIYLANSYWSDFNAEDERSWQLGYGLDFGAFGVPGLSYNFAYVRGDNITTSTSEGGTEREIFNQFKYVVQSGPAKDLSVKLRSSILRVSQKSSEYNVSGNELRVFVDYPINIF comes from the coding sequence ATGTTGAACAAGCGGATCAGTCTGATCGCACTGGGGATGTTGAGTGCTACACAGGCCATGGCTAACGACCAGGCCGAATCCAAGGGGTTCGTCGAAGACAGCAGCCTTAAAGTGCTGTTGCGCAACGCCTACATCAATCGTGATTACAAAGACGGTCGTCCGGACAAGGCTGAGTGGGGCCAAGCGGCGATCGGGACGTTCTCGTCCGGCTTCACGCAGGGCACCGTGGGTGTCGGTGTTGACGCCTTTGGTCTGTACGCACTGCGTCTGGATGGCGGCAAGGGCCGCACCGGCGCGCAAGGTATCGACTTCTTCAAACAGGAAAATGACGGTCGTGCGGCGCATGACATCGCCAAGGGCGGCGCAGCGGTCAAATTCCGTTTCTCCAACACCGTACTGACCTACGGCGACCAGATGCCGGCCCTGCCGGTGCTGAGCTACGACAACGTGCGCCTGCTGCCGGAAAGCTACACCGGTACCTTGATCACCTCCCGCGAGATCAAAGGCCTGGAGCTGAACGCCGGGCGTTTCACCGCCGAATCGCGCAAGAGCGATGAAGGCCGTGACAGCGGTGGTCTGAAGGCGATCAACGTGTTGGGCGGTAGTTACCAGTTCACCGAAAACTTCAAAGGCGCGCTGTACGCGTCCGACGTTGAAGACGTGTTGAAGAAACAATACGTGAACGCCAACTACGTGATTCCTTTCAACAAGGAACAATCGCTGACCCTGGACTTCAACGGCTATCGCACCAAGCTGGACAACTCCTATGTCCGCGAAAACGCTGTAACCGGCGACGACAACAAGATCTGGAGCCTGGCCGCCACCTTCGCTACCGGCCCGCACTCGTTCACCGTGGCGCACCAGCGTTCCACCGGCGACAGCAATCTGGGTTACGCCTACGGCGGCTATCAGAAAGATCAGGGTCGTGTCGGTGACGGTGGTAACTCCATCTATCTGGCCAACTCCTACTGGTCGGACTTCAACGCTGAAGACGAACGCAGCTGGCAGCTGGGCTACGGCCTGGACTTCGGCGCATTCGGCGTACCGGGTCTGAGCTACAACTTCGCGTATGTGCGTGGCGACAACATCACCACGTCCACCAGCGAAGGCGGCACCGAGCGCGAGATCTTCAACCAGTTCAAGTACGTCGTGCAAAGCGGCCCGGCCAAAGACCTGAGCGTGAAGCTGCGCAGCTCGATCCTGCGCGTGTCGCAGAAATCCAGCGAATACAACGTCAGCGGCAACGAGCTGCGCGTGTTCGTGGACTACCCGATCAACATCTTCTGA
- a CDS encoding DsbA family protein, producing MMLHYIYDPLCGWCYGAKPLVEAAQQVVSVTAHAGGMMSGTNRQQVSPQLRDYVMPHDRRIAEYTGQPFGEAYFDGLLRDPSAVFDSMPPITAVLAAEKIDGRGLRLLGCLQTAHYVEGRRIADAAVLMELAARTGYAEALFRATFDAIDAQAHVQASRALLARLGGQAFPTFALEQAGQFTLLDITPWLGKPQAFAAWLGQAVSADKTGEPPSFCGVHGCA from the coding sequence ATGATGCTTCACTATATTTACGACCCACTGTGCGGTTGGTGCTATGGCGCAAAACCTTTGGTGGAAGCCGCGCAACAGGTGGTATCCGTGACGGCTCACGCGGGCGGAATGATGAGCGGCACCAACCGCCAGCAGGTGTCGCCGCAGTTACGCGATTACGTCATGCCCCACGATCGACGCATCGCCGAGTACACCGGGCAGCCTTTTGGCGAGGCGTATTTCGATGGCTTGCTGCGTGACCCTTCGGCGGTCTTCGACTCGATGCCGCCGATCACCGCTGTGCTGGCGGCGGAGAAGATCGACGGGCGCGGCCTGCGACTGCTCGGCTGCTTGCAAACGGCACACTACGTTGAAGGACGGCGCATTGCCGATGCGGCTGTGCTCATGGAGCTGGCGGCCCGAACGGGATATGCCGAAGCGCTGTTTCGGGCGACGTTTGACGCCATTGATGCGCAGGCCCATGTACAGGCCAGTCGCGCATTGCTCGCGCGGCTCGGCGGCCAGGCTTTTCCGACGTTCGCTCTGGAACAGGCTGGGCAATTCACGCTACTCGATATCACTCCCTGGTTGGGCAAGCCTCAGGCATTTGCCGCTTGGCTAGGCCAGGCTGTTAGCGCCGACAAAACGGGCGAACCCCCGTCGTTTTGTGGTGTGCACGGCTGCGCGTGA
- a CDS encoding TonB-dependent receptor — translation MPAPFRFTPVTLGLSAFLSSSLAFAATELPATSISAEAAADDPRVKVSNTATRTSTPVRYVPQAIDSIKTANVANYGSNDIGDALSGMPNVSSSADTRFDSLRIRGFDASNDFYLDGIRDDSQYKRDLHNIERVEVLKGPAAVLYGRGSQGGIVNRVSKTPEAGRRSTVEAQGGSEDLRSLYADLSTDPSDTISLRLNLGNMDENSFRDGVSGNRQLLAPSMSWQLTPDLNWLVQYEYSRYNRTPDRGIPGVNGRPADVGRDTSYGNDHDFIDDKSQSLRSKLTYEINDNWQLRQTLGVFKLDSDFDNTYLTGYTPATNKVTRQHWQQDLTTRNVYNNLELEGGFDTFGLEHRLLTGVEIGSQRRDPTLYNAATGRTPGAQPVPSLDLYNPNRDLRHIGRMQVSSSSHTEVESRAVYVQDQLRLNDQWQLLGGLRYDTFDIESTNKLRNISEDRDSHSTSPRVGLVWTPLQNHSVYASWSKTFSPVGGGLIGITPGAAGNTNDLSPELTKQKEIGVKSDWLYDRLSTTLAVYDLELYNRRTTDPNDPTLTVMSGLQRSRGIELTATGNIVGNWYLRGGVGVQDATIEKDNNGLEGKRINNVAKRNGSLFLTWKPQMGWYGETGLTLVGQRYADNANTVVLPGYGRWDALLGYRLKDWDLRAALNNITDREYYASATSAFQIQPGAPRSVVMTGTYSF, via the coding sequence ATGCCTGCCCCGTTCCGTTTTACGCCCGTCACCCTTGGGCTCTCGGCTTTTTTGTCCAGCAGTCTTGCCTTCGCGGCGACCGAACTGCCCGCCACCTCGATCAGCGCCGAAGCAGCAGCGGACGATCCGCGCGTGAAAGTCAGCAATACCGCGACCCGTACCTCGACACCCGTACGCTACGTACCGCAGGCAATCGACTCGATCAAGACCGCCAACGTCGCCAACTACGGCAGCAATGACATCGGCGACGCCCTGAGCGGCATGCCCAACGTCAGCAGCAGCGCCGACACCCGCTTCGACAGCCTGCGCATCCGTGGTTTCGATGCCAGCAATGATTTCTATCTGGACGGCATCCGCGACGACAGCCAGTACAAACGCGACCTGCACAACATCGAACGCGTCGAAGTGCTCAAAGGCCCGGCCGCCGTGCTTTATGGCCGTGGCAGTCAGGGCGGGATCGTCAATCGGGTGAGCAAAACGCCGGAAGCCGGGCGTCGCTCCACTGTTGAAGCCCAGGGTGGCAGCGAAGATTTGCGCAGTCTTTACGCCGACCTCAGCACCGACCCGAGCGACACCATCAGCCTGCGCCTGAACCTGGGCAACATGGATGAAAACAGCTTCCGCGATGGCGTTAGTGGCAATCGCCAGTTGCTCGCGCCGTCGATGAGTTGGCAACTGACGCCCGACCTGAACTGGCTGGTGCAGTACGAATACAGCCGTTACAACCGCACGCCGGATCGCGGTATTCCCGGGGTCAACGGGCGCCCCGCCGACGTCGGCCGCGACACGAGCTACGGCAACGACCACGACTTCATCGACGACAAATCGCAATCGCTGCGCTCGAAACTCACCTATGAGATCAACGATAACTGGCAACTGCGCCAGACCCTCGGCGTGTTCAAGCTCGACAGTGATTTCGACAACACCTACCTCACCGGCTACACGCCGGCGACCAACAAGGTCACGCGCCAGCATTGGCAGCAGGACCTGACCACCCGCAACGTCTACAACAACCTTGAACTGGAAGGCGGTTTCGATACGTTCGGACTTGAGCATCGCTTGCTCACCGGGGTTGAAATCGGCAGCCAGCGCCGCGATCCAACCTTGTACAACGCCGCCACCGGCAGGACGCCCGGCGCGCAGCCCGTGCCGTCACTCGACCTGTACAACCCCAACCGCGACCTGCGTCACATCGGTCGCATGCAAGTCTCCAGCAGCAGCCACACCGAGGTCGAAAGCCGCGCAGTGTACGTTCAGGATCAGCTACGCCTGAACGATCAATGGCAACTGCTCGGCGGTTTGCGCTACGACACCTTCGACATCGAATCGACCAACAAGCTGCGCAACATTTCCGAAGACCGTGACAGCCACAGCACCAGCCCGCGCGTGGGCCTGGTCTGGACGCCCCTGCAGAATCATTCCGTCTATGCCTCGTGGTCGAAGACGTTTTCACCCGTGGGCGGTGGATTGATCGGCATCACCCCGGGCGCGGCCGGCAATACCAACGACTTGAGCCCCGAGCTGACCAAGCAGAAAGAAATCGGCGTGAAAAGCGACTGGCTCTACGATCGCCTCAGCACCACGCTGGCGGTCTATGACCTGGAACTCTACAACCGCCGCACCACCGATCCGAATGATCCGACGCTGACGGTAATGTCCGGTCTGCAACGCTCACGCGGGATCGAACTGACCGCCACCGGCAACATCGTCGGCAATTGGTACCTACGTGGCGGCGTCGGTGTGCAGGATGCAACCATCGAAAAAGACAACAACGGCCTGGAAGGCAAGCGCATCAACAACGTGGCCAAGCGCAATGGCAGCCTGTTTCTCACCTGGAAACCGCAAATGGGCTGGTACGGCGAAACCGGCCTGACACTGGTCGGCCAGCGCTATGCGGACAACGCCAACACTGTGGTGTTGCCGGGCTATGGCCGCTGGGATGCGCTGCTGGGTTACCGGTTGAAAGACTGGGATCTGCGCGCGGCGCTGAACAATATTACCGATCGCGAGTACTACGCTTCGGCGACCAGCGCTTTCCAGATTCAGCCGGGAGCGCCGCGTAGCGTGGTGATGACGGGCACCTACAGCTTTTAG
- the aguA gene encoding agmatine deiminase — translation MTTLTSTPRADGFHMPAEWAPQTQTWMIWPERPDNWRLGGKPAQAAHAAVAKAIARFEPVTVAVSAGQYENARARLDVPNIRLVEMSSDDAWVRDSGPTFVINNSGEVRGVNWDFNAWGGFDGGLYLPWNRDSQVGGKILEIERSPRYRTEGFVLEGGSIHVDGEGTLITTEECLLNRNRNPHLSREEIEAVLSANLAVDKIIWLPDGLFNDETDGHVDNFCCYVRPGEVLLAWTDDPQDPNYPRCQAAMKVLQGSTDAKGRPFTVHKMPIPGPLYATEEECAGVDAVEGSQERNPSVRLAGSYVNFLIVNGGIIAPSFNDPMDAPAREILQKLFPQHEVVMVPGRELLLGGGNIHCLTQQQPAPHKE, via the coding sequence ATGACCACATTGACAAGTACCCCGCGCGCCGACGGCTTCCACATGCCGGCCGAGTGGGCGCCACAGACGCAAACCTGGATGATCTGGCCCGAGCGCCCGGACAACTGGCGCCTGGGCGGCAAACCGGCGCAAGCCGCACACGCGGCGGTGGCCAAGGCCATCGCCCGTTTTGAACCGGTGACCGTGGCGGTCTCCGCCGGCCAATACGAAAACGCCCGCGCGCGCCTCGACGTGCCGAATATTCGTCTGGTCGAGATGTCCAGCGATGACGCCTGGGTCCGTGACAGCGGCCCGACCTTTGTCATCAACAACAGCGGCGAAGTGCGCGGTGTGAACTGGGATTTCAACGCCTGGGGCGGCTTCGATGGCGGCCTGTATTTGCCGTGGAACCGCGACTCGCAAGTCGGCGGCAAGATCCTCGAGATCGAGCGCAGCCCGCGTTATCGCACCGAGGGCTTCGTGCTCGAGGGCGGTTCGATTCACGTTGACGGCGAAGGCACGCTGATCACCACCGAAGAGTGCCTGCTCAACCGCAATCGCAATCCGCACCTGAGCCGCGAAGAGATCGAAGCGGTGCTCAGCGCCAATCTGGCTGTGGATAAGATCATCTGGTTACCGGACGGCTTGTTCAACGACGAAACGGACGGGCATGTGGATAACTTCTGCTGCTATGTGCGTCCGGGCGAAGTGCTGCTGGCGTGGACGGACGATCCGCAGGATCCGAACTACCCGCGTTGCCAGGCCGCGATGAAAGTGCTGCAAGGCAGCACCGACGCCAAGGGTCGCCCGTTCACGGTGCACAAAATGCCGATTCCGGGGCCGTTGTACGCGACCGAAGAAGAGTGCGCCGGGGTCGATGCGGTCGAAGGTTCCCAGGAGCGTAACCCGTCCGTGCGCCTGGCCGGTTCCTACGTGAACTTCCTGATCGTCAACGGCGGCATCATCGCGCCAAGCTTCAACGACCCGATGGACGCACCGGCCAGGGAGATTCTGCAGAAGCTGTTCCCGCAGCATGAAGTGGTGATGGTGCCGGGCCGCGAACTGTTACTGGGCGGCGGCAATATTCACTGCCTTACCCAGCAACAGCCAGCGCCGCACAAAGAGTGA
- the aguB gene encoding N-carbamoylputrescine amidase, which produces MSRIVTVAATQMACSWDLQANLATAERLVREAAAEGAQIILIQELFEAPYFCQKPNPDYLQLATPVEDNPAIKHFQAIAKELQVVLPISFYELAGRARFNSIAIIDADGSNLGIYRKSHIPDGPGYHEKYYFNPGDTGFKVWNTRYAKIGVGICWDQWFPEAARSMALQGAEILFYPTAIGSEPHDKTISSRDHWQRVQQGHAGANLMPLIASNRIGNEEQDGYDITFYGSSFIANQFGEKVQELNKTEEGILVHTFNLDELEHIRSAWGSFRDRRPNLYGALKTLDGSLES; this is translated from the coding sequence ATGAGCCGTATCGTTACCGTCGCCGCCACGCAGATGGCCTGTTCCTGGGATCTGCAAGCCAACCTCGCAACCGCTGAAAGACTGGTCCGCGAAGCCGCCGCCGAAGGCGCGCAGATCATCCTGATTCAGGAACTGTTCGAGGCGCCGTACTTTTGCCAGAAGCCGAATCCGGATTACCTGCAACTGGCGACCCCGGTCGAGGACAACCCGGCGATCAAGCACTTCCAGGCCATCGCCAAAGAGCTGCAAGTGGTGCTGCCGATCAGCTTCTACGAATTGGCTGGGCGCGCGCGTTTCAACAGCATCGCGATCATCGACGCCGACGGCAGCAACCTCGGTATTTATCGTAAAAGCCACATTCCGGACGGTCCGGGTTATCACGAAAAGTATTACTTCAACCCGGGTGACACCGGTTTCAAGGTGTGGAATACCCGTTACGCGAAAATCGGCGTGGGCATTTGCTGGGATCAGTGGTTTCCGGAAGCGGCGCGCAGCATGGCCCTGCAAGGCGCGGAAATTCTCTTTTACCCAACCGCCATCGGCAGCGAACCGCACGACAAGACCATCTCGTCGCGCGATCACTGGCAGCGTGTGCAGCAGGGCCATGCCGGCGCCAACCTGATGCCGCTGATCGCCAGCAACCGCATCGGCAACGAAGAACAGGACGGCTACGACATCACGTTCTACGGCTCGTCGTTCATCGCCAATCAGTTCGGCGAAAAAGTGCAGGAGCTGAATAAAACCGAAGAAGGTATTCTTGTGCACACGTTCAACCTCGACGAGCTGGAACATATTCGCAGCGCGTGGGGTTCATTCCGCGACCGCCGTCCCAATCTGTACGGCGCGTTGAAAACCCTCGACGGTTCCCTGGAGTCCTGA